From Antedon mediterranea chromosome 9, ecAntMedi1.1, whole genome shotgun sequence, a single genomic window includes:
- the LOC140058217 gene encoding uncharacterized protein gives MAESDFDEEFLDSMSIEVVAQLSEERLRLLGTRVGASINYSMNKYDLINVIGNHVGLITHESVKTAGNEVELARIELEREKLIFERRKIEMQTQREMEKEKHEFELRKLELANQMGHTTRVSTPNDSEITQNIKWVPKFNEDEVETYFLAFEKIANRLKWPARHWTVLLQTALVGKAQEVFSALADDQCESYDAVKTAVLSAYELVPEAYRQKFRNLGKPYDQTFTEYARKKQILFDRWCSSEGVKGEFGKLRELMLVEEFKSCSPTEVRTHLEEQKVDNLMKAASVADNYVLRHKVVDTKSVSKSVDDSKIQSQKTTVNSSSKFVRTCFYCKKKGHIKADCWLFQSKSKGDNKKPQSLPNTLVNTVPLKVTASHDVDECEKLIQSSGPEKVRKLFKPFLSTGSVALINDVNLSKVRVLRDTGASQSLIIESALSFSNESSAGASVLIQGVEGGYKEVPLHVIRIETDIVSGDFVVGVVPSLPVWGVTLLLGNDLAGDRVTVEPVVCKSHVEDESTVCLEKELLHVFPSCAVTRSMANITIDEDESIDLCDSFYGDITDRVSQEAVCSGPESHTAQAEQQHPKVCDFGPTVLNRSRLVEEQSKDPDLVSFGQKALSVEEMSIVPVCYYIKDGILMRKWRPPDIPSSDVWNEIHQIVIPSGYRQDIIGIAHDDPLSGHLGVNKTVDKILRHFFWSGLRKDVSNYCKSCHACQVVGKPNQKVPVAPLKPIPAFGEPFSRVIVDCVGPLPRTKNGNEYLLTIMCASSRFPEEIPLKRITAKNVVKALVKFFTWVGLPKAVQSDQGSNFMSKIFKQVLEQLGVAHISSSAYHPQSQGELERFHQTLKNMIKTYCLQCEKEWDEGVPLLLFAVRETVQESLGFSPFELVYGHSVRGPLKIVIERLLGNAEESVSILDYVSEFRYRLNRAREMARKNLVKAQGKMKRLFDRKSEKRSFNSGDEVLVMLPLPSQPLSARFAGPYKVVEKVGEVDYVLDTPDRRKKKRLCHINMLKPYTARNNSDTCTSTPVACVVEENSEEFGDPDTCVKFSNSDVLANIEDKVGHLSRDSKVKIVSLIFGNLQLFSDVPCRTNLVEHDVKTADCSPIKQNQYRANPFKMKILQDEIDYMIKNDLIEPSCSAWSSPCILVPKPDKSYRFCTDYRKVNAKSTTDSYPIPRIDDCIDRVGSAKFVSKFDLLKGY, from the coding sequence ATGGCAGAAAGTGATTTTGACGAGGAATTTTTGGATAGCATGTCCATTGAGGTGGTAGCTCAGCTATCAGAGGAGCGTTTGCGACTCCTAGGTACTAGGGTTGGAGCATCTATAAATTATTCCATGAATAAATATGACTTGATAAATGTGATTGGAAATCATGTTGGTTTAATTACTCATGAATCCGTAAAAACTGCGGGGAATGAGGTCGAGTTGGCTAGAATTGAGTTGGAAcgtgaaaaattgatttttgaaagaagaaaaatagaGATGCAAACTCAAAGagaaatggaaaaagaaaaacatgaatttgaGTTAAGGAAATTAGAATTAGCTAACCAAATGGGTCACACCACACGGGTTTCTACACCTAATGATTCAGAGATTACTCAGAATATTAAATGGGTTCCCAAGTTTAATGAGGACGAGGTAGAGACATATTTTTTAGCTTTTGAGAAAATTGCTAATAGATTAAAGTGGCCTGCTAGACACTGGACTGTGTTGTTACAAACTGCTCTTGTGGGTAAAGCCCAAGAGGTATTTTCTGCATTGGCTGATGATCAATGTGAAAGCTATGATGCGGTTAAAACTGCTGTTTTGTCAGCTTATGAGTTAGTTCCAGAGGCGTATCGTCAGAAATTTAGGAACTTAGGTAAACCTTATGATCAAACGTTTACAGAATATGCACGTAAGAAGCAGATTCTTTTTGATAGATGGTGTAGTTCGGAAGGAGTAAAGGGTGAATTTGGAAAGCTTCGTGAGCTTATGTTAGTTGAGGAGTTTAAATCTTGTTCCCCTACTGAAGTTCGAACACATCTAGAGGAGCAGAAAGTTGATAATTTAATGAAAGCGGCTTCTGTTGCCGATAATTATGTGCTCAGGCACAAGGTGGTGGATACCAAATCGGTTTCCAAATCTGTTGATGATTCTAAGATCCAAAGTCAGAAAACTACagttaatagtagtagtaaatttGTCAGAACTTGTTTTTACTGCAAGAAAAAGGGTCATATAAAGGCAGATTGCTGGCTGTTTCAAAGCAAATCTAAAGGGGATAATAAGAAACCCCAATCACTTCCAAACACGTTAGTAAATACAGTCCCGTTGAAAGTGACAGCGAGTCATGACGTTGATGAATGTGAGAAGTTGATCCAATCTTCAGGTCCGGAAAAAGTGCGAAAGCTATTTAAGCCTTTCCTCTCTACTGGTTCTGTAGCATTGATCAACGATGTGAATCTGAGTAAAGTTCGTGTCTTAAGAGACACAGGGGCGTCACAATCCCTGATAATAGAATCggcattgtcattttcaaacGAGTCTTCTGCTGGAGCAAGTGTGCTCATTCAAGGTGTTGAAGGGGGTTATAAGGAAGTCCCACTTCATGTAATTCGGATTGAAACAGATATTGTTAGCGGAGATTTTGTTGTCGGTGTCGTTCCGAGTCTTCCAGTATGGGGTGTCACACTCCTTTTGGGGAATGATTTGGCCGGAGACAGAGTGACAGTAGAACCGGTTGTGTGCAAAAGTCATGTTGAAGACGAAAGCACGGTGTGTTTAGAGAAAGAATTATTACATGTGTTTCCATCATGTGCGGTGACGCGATCTATGGCAAACATAACCATAGATGAGGATGAGAGTATTGACTTGTGTGATAGTTTTTACGGAGACATTACGGATCGCGTTTCCCAAGAGGCTGTCTGCTCAGGTCCCGAGTCACACACTGCCCAGGCTGAACAACAGCACCCAAAAGTGTGTGATTTCGGTCCGACAGTTCTCAATCGGTCCAGGTTAGTGGAAGAGCAGAGTAAAGATCCTGATTTGGTGTCATTTGGTCAGAAAGCTCTTTCTGTAGAGGAAATGTCTATTGTTCctgtttgttattatataaaggaTGGCATACTTATGCGTAAGTGGAGGCCACCAGATATTCCAAGTAGTGATGTTTGGAATGAGATTCACCAGATAGTTATTCCTAGTGGATACCGTCAGGATATTATTGGTATTGCGCATGATGATCCTCTTTCAGGTCATTTAGGTGTCAATAAAACGGTAGACAAAATTCTCAGGCATTTCTTTTGGTCAGGTCTTAGAAAAGATGTGTCTAACTATTGTAAATCCTGTCATGCGTGTCAGGTAGTGGGGAAGCCTAATCAAAAGGTTCCAGTAGCCCCACTTAAGCCTATTCCTGCATTCGGTGAACCATTTTCAAGGGTTATTGTTGATTGTGTGGGACCATTACCACGTACTAAAAATGGAAATGAGTATCTATTAACAATAATGTGTGCATCAAGTAGGTTTCCAGAAGAGATTCCTCTTAAGCGTATTACAGCTAAGAATGTTGTTAAAGCATTGGTAAAATTCTTTACGTGGGTAGGATTGCCTAAAGCTGTTCAGTCCGATCAAGGATCAAACTTCATGTCAAAGATATTTAAACAAGTCTTAGAGCAGTTAGGTGTTGCCCATATAAGTTCAAGTGCTTACCATCCACAGTCTCAAGGGGAACTTGAGAGATTTCATCAAACACTTAAGAATATGATTAAAACCTATTGTCTTCAATGTGAAAAGGAATGGGATGAGGGAGTTCCCTTATTGTTATTCGCTGTTCGTGAAACAGTGCAAGAGTCCTTAGGGTTTAGCCCATTTGAGTTGGTGTATGGTCATTCGGTCCGAGGCCCTCTTAAAATAGTCATAGAAAGGCTGTTAGGGAATGCAGAAGAGTCTGTATCGATACTGGATTATGTGTCTGAATTTCGTTATCGATTAAATCGTGCTCGTGAGATGGCTAGAAAGAATCTTGTGAAGGCTCAGGGTAAAATGAAGAGATTGTTTGATAGGAAATCAGAAAAGAGAAGCTTTAATTCAGGTGATGAAGTGTTAGTTATGTTGCCTCTTCCCAGTCAACCATTATCTGCAAGATTTGCTGGTCCTTACAAAGTAGTAGAAAAAGTAGGAGAAGTTGACTATGTGTTAGATACTCCAGATAGGCGTAAGAAGAAGCGATTGTGTCATATAAACATGTTGAAACCATACACAGCGAGAAATAATAGTGATACCTGTACGTCAACACCAGTTGCGTGTGTTGTTGAAGAGAATTCTGAAGAGTTTGGTGATCCTGATACATGTGTTAAGTTCAGTAATTCAGATGTCCTTGCAAACATTGAAGACAAAGTTGGTCATTTATCTCGTGATAGTAAGGTTAAAATTGTTAGTTTGATATTTGGAAATCTGCAGTTGTTTTCGGATGTTCCATGTCGAACGAACTTAGTGGAGCATGATGTTAAGACAGCTGATTGTtcaccaataaaacaaaatcaatataGAGCAAATCCGTTCAAGATGAAGATATTACAAGATGAGATTGATTACATGATTAAGAATGATTTAATCGAGCCTAGTTGCAGTGCTTGGAGTTCTCCATGTATATTAGTTCCGAAGCCAGATAAATCGTATCGTTTTTGTACTGATTATCGGAAGGTTAATGCTAAATCTACTACAGATTCATATCCCATACCGAGGATAGACGACTGTATTGATCGTGTGGGTAGTGCTAAGTTTGTCAGTAAATTTGATCTTCTAAAGGGTTACTGA